A window of the Desulfobacula toluolica Tol2 genome harbors these coding sequences:
- a CDS encoding oxidoreductase: MRDPIFEPITINTLNIKNRIYLPAMHLGMAQDFKITDQIIDFYALRAKGGAGMICTGYATVDELSGNTQTIGAHNDKFIPGLKRLSKAIKENGSLAAIQINHAGRYNFSSFLKGKQPVAPSPIASRLTKEIPKEMTVNEIKKTVKAFAKSASRVKTAGFDAVEVLSGTGYLISEFLSPLTNHRTDRYGGSFKNRMRFGIEVVQAVRDSVGKDFPLIVRMNGNDFMPGGNSRHEIMEYAKALSFGLADALCINVGWHEARVPQIVASVPRGAFAYLARGIKQDVTIPVIASHRINDPKTARQMLDDGLCDMVAMGRSLIADPMLPEKTRHGRENEIIHCIACAQGCFDNLFKLKHVECLCNPLAGHEGATPVKKISYPKKVLVAGGGVAGMTAALAAHSRGHDVVIYESGTRLGGQLYLAAAPPGREEFAQLAKDLETQISVKNIPVALKTKVDEQLIKKQNPDTVILATGAKPVVPSIPGINLPHVVKSWDVLQDNVCTGRKIAIIGGGAVGVETALFLAEKGTLSAEIVKFLLVNRAEDPETLFEMATCGTKQITLIEMLDKVGKNIGKSTKWVMMQDLERHHVKTMTDSKVIEITPRGLKIEKAGNRHEIDADTVVVAAGSAPNNPLESILKCLNKDYKVVGDARQIALAFDAVHQGYKAGLDV; encoded by the coding sequence ATGAGAGACCCCATCTTTGAACCTATCACAATCAATACTCTCAACATTAAAAACAGGATCTATCTGCCTGCAATGCACCTTGGAATGGCTCAAGATTTTAAAATTACAGATCAGATTATTGATTTTTATGCCCTGAGGGCCAAAGGCGGTGCCGGCATGATTTGTACGGGTTATGCAACAGTTGATGAACTTTCCGGCAATACACAAACGATAGGCGCACATAACGATAAATTCATTCCAGGTCTTAAACGACTTTCAAAAGCGATCAAAGAGAACGGATCGCTTGCTGCAATCCAGATAAATCATGCAGGAAGATATAACTTTTCCTCTTTTCTTAAAGGCAAACAACCGGTAGCGCCTTCTCCCATTGCCTCAAGACTGACCAAAGAAATTCCAAAAGAAATGACGGTTAATGAGATAAAAAAAACGGTTAAAGCATTTGCCAAGTCTGCATCACGGGTCAAAACAGCAGGCTTTGATGCGGTTGAAGTATTAAGCGGAACCGGATATTTAATCAGTGAATTTCTTTCTCCTTTAACCAATCACCGGACCGACCGGTATGGCGGCAGTTTTAAAAACAGGATGAGATTTGGAATTGAAGTTGTTCAAGCTGTAAGGGATTCGGTGGGGAAAGACTTCCCCTTGATTGTCAGGATGAACGGCAATGATTTCATGCCAGGCGGAAATTCCAGGCATGAAATCATGGAATATGCAAAAGCTCTTTCCTTTGGTCTTGCTGATGCTCTTTGCATCAATGTGGGATGGCACGAAGCAAGAGTCCCCCAGATAGTGGCATCTGTTCCAAGGGGCGCGTTTGCATATCTTGCAAGAGGAATCAAACAAGACGTAACCATACCTGTCATTGCCAGCCACAGAATTAATGACCCTAAAACTGCAAGACAGATGCTTGATGACGGTCTCTGTGATATGGTGGCCATGGGCCGCAGCCTTATTGCAGATCCAATGCTTCCTGAAAAAACAAGACACGGCAGGGAAAATGAAATCATCCATTGCATTGCTTGCGCCCAAGGATGTTTTGACAATCTTTTTAAGCTAAAACATGTGGAATGTCTGTGTAATCCATTAGCAGGCCATGAAGGGGCAACACCTGTTAAAAAAATAAGTTATCCCAAAAAGGTTCTTGTGGCAGGAGGCGGTGTTGCCGGAATGACAGCCGCCCTTGCGGCACACTCAAGAGGCCATGATGTTGTCATTTATGAAAGCGGCACCAGGCTTGGAGGACAACTTTACCTGGCAGCCGCCCCTCCGGGAAGAGAAGAATTTGCACAACTTGCAAAAGATCTTGAAACCCAGATTTCCGTAAAAAACATACCTGTTGCCTTAAAAACAAAAGTGGATGAACAACTGATCAAAAAACAAAATCCAGACACCGTCATTCTTGCAACCGGTGCCAAACCTGTTGTTCCATCCATCCCAGGAATAAATCTTCCCCATGTTGTGAAGTCATGGGATGTTCTGCAGGACAATGTCTGTACCGGCAGAAAAATTGCCATTATAGGAGGCGGTGCCGTTGGGGTTGAAACCGCCCTTTTCCTTGCAGAAAAAGGGACTTTATCGGCTGAAATAGTAAAATTTCTTCTTGTAAACAGGGCTGAAGACCCCGAGACTCTATTTGAAATGGCAACCTGTGGCACCAAACAAATCACTCTAATCGAAATGTTGGACAAGGTGGGCAAAAATATAGGAAAATCAACAAAGTGGGTTATGATGCAGGATCTTGAAAGACATCATGTAAAGACCATGACTGACAGCAAAGTTATAGAGATTACACCCAGAGGTCTGAAAATTGAAAAAGCAGGCAACAGGCATGAAATAGATGCTGATACTGTTGTCGTAGCTGCCGGTTCTGCACCGAACAATCCTCTTGAATCAATACTAAAATGCTTGAATAAGGACTATAAAGTTGTCGGGGATGCCAGACAGATCGCATTGGCATTTGATGCTGTTCATCAAGGTTATAAGGCGGGATTAGACGTCTGA
- a CDS encoding methylenetetrahydrofolate reductase, giving the protein MRVNELYKNKQPVISMEFFPPRNQAASEKFGGLIDTLAAYNPDYMSITFGAGGSTRDGSYQTVKELIVDKKMPTVAYIAGYGLGPDDIREVLDSYRELGVETIFVIRGDQPKTDDAALHPDSFLYASDLISFIKSNYDFTLGCAGYPEGHIEAKNLDQDIQYLKQKVDNGAEYVVAQYFYDNDYFFNYVDKCKDQGINVPIIPGIMPVYTVKMTRMLSKICGSAITDELDQKLNSLDSEDKEGAVKLGIDFAAEQCRGLLKQGVPGLHFYTMDRSKSTGEIIAQLKQENLL; this is encoded by the coding sequence ATGCGTGTGAATGAGTTATATAAAAACAAACAACCGGTAATTTCAATGGAATTTTTTCCACCCAGAAATCAGGCAGCATCTGAGAAATTCGGCGGATTGATTGATACCCTGGCCGCGTACAATCCAGACTATATGTCCATTACCTTCGGGGCCGGAGGGTCTACACGGGATGGTTCGTATCAAACAGTTAAGGAATTGATTGTTGATAAAAAAATGCCCACGGTCGCGTATATTGCCGGGTATGGGCTTGGCCCGGATGACATCAGGGAGGTTCTGGATAGCTACAGGGAGTTGGGTGTTGAAACCATTTTTGTTATCAGGGGCGATCAACCAAAGACAGATGATGCAGCCCTTCACCCGGACAGCTTTTTGTATGCATCGGACCTTATCTCATTTATCAAGTCAAATTATGATTTTACACTTGGGTGTGCAGGATATCCGGAAGGTCATATTGAGGCAAAAAATTTGGATCAGGATATTCAATACCTGAAACAGAAAGTCGATAATGGTGCTGAGTATGTCGTGGCACAGTATTTTTATGATAATGATTATTTTTTCAATTATGTGGATAAATGTAAAGATCAAGGAATCAACGTTCCCATTATTCCCGGTATAATGCCGGTATATACGGTTAAAATGACACGGATGCTGTCAAAAATCTGTGGATCAGCCATTACAGACGAATTGGATCAAAAATTAAATTCTCTTGATTCTGAAGACAAGGAAGGAGCTGTTAAGCTGGGGATAGACTTTGCCGCGGAACAGTGCAGGGGACTTTTAAAACAAGGCGTTCCCGGACTTCATTTTTATACCATGGATCGAAGTAAATCCACAGGTGAGATTATTGCTCAATTAAAACAGGAAAATCTTTTATAA
- a CDS encoding cation diffusion facilitator family transporter: MENSKIIDKREQLKKGQHIALLSTLLILALALLKAFVGYRFNSPLLVADAWHSGADILINLSSLFGLIFASKKKSSKFPYGLYRAETLACLLIGILIAFIGIDLFKEGWHKLFMINSRNGFPVFPIGASIVSCVVASVLAVKQRAIGKAIGSQALLATSQEAFFDIFTSLFVLVGILCVYAQIAYVEGAVIVLIAVLIMKLGIETAWKSIMVLMDANMDTDLKMEIEEKLNQIQGVQGVCDVKIRQSGPFKIVNCIIKTTPSLVLYKSHELADIAENMLLTKYDNIASVFVHVEPEKETIETAVIPVQDKNGLDSILHKHFGRAPYFIILNIGHGLMEIESYLANDFLDKKGHVGVNVVKAIIDYKINLLFVSSIGEISFHMLKNSYVDIIKIDREMSVKEIISLYKENKLDPITRPDKAKINF, translated from the coding sequence ATGGAAAATTCAAAGATTATTGATAAAAGGGAACAATTGAAAAAAGGGCAGCATATAGCCCTGTTATCAACGCTGCTCATACTCGCGTTAGCTTTGCTGAAAGCATTTGTCGGCTATCGGTTTAACTCTCCTCTTTTAGTTGCAGATGCATGGCACAGCGGTGCGGATATTTTGATCAACCTTTCATCTCTTTTCGGTCTTATCTTTGCGTCAAAGAAAAAATCCAGTAAATTTCCATACGGGCTTTACAGGGCGGAAACCCTTGCCTGTCTTTTGATAGGGATATTGATTGCCTTCATAGGTATTGATTTGTTTAAGGAAGGGTGGCACAAGCTTTTTATGATCAATTCCCGGAATGGTTTCCCCGTTTTTCCCATTGGGGCATCAATTGTCTCTTGTGTCGTTGCATCTGTTTTAGCCGTTAAGCAGCGGGCCATTGGAAAAGCCATTGGATCACAGGCCCTTTTGGCCACATCACAGGAAGCTTTTTTTGATATTTTTACATCCTTGTTTGTTCTTGTGGGAATTTTGTGTGTTTATGCACAGATTGCCTATGTGGAAGGTGCAGTTATTGTTTTGATAGCAGTATTGATCATGAAACTTGGTATAGAAACCGCATGGAAATCCATCATGGTTTTGATGGATGCCAACATGGATACGGATTTGAAGATGGAAATTGAGGAAAAATTGAACCAAATTCAGGGGGTTCAGGGGGTTTGCGACGTCAAAATACGGCAGTCCGGCCCTTTTAAAATCGTCAATTGCATCATTAAAACAACACCGTCCCTGGTATTGTATAAATCTCATGAACTGGCGGATATTGCAGAAAATATGCTGTTGACGAAATATGATAATATTGCATCTGTTTTTGTTCATGTTGAACCGGAAAAAGAGACAATTGAAACTGCGGTGATACCCGTTCAGGATAAAAACGGTCTTGATTCCATACTTCATAAGCATTTTGGACGGGCGCCTTATTTTATTATTTTAAATATTGGTCATGGTTTAATGGAGATTGAGTCCTATCTGGCTAATGATTTTCTTGATAAAAAAGGGCATGTCGGCGTTAATGTCGTAAAAGCAATTATTGATTACAAGATTAACCTTTTGTTTGTTTCAAGTATTGGTGAAATTTCATTTCATATGTTAAAAAATTCGTATGTTGATATCATTAAAATTGATAGAGAAATGAGCGTAAAAGAAATTATCAGCCTGTATAAGGAAAATAAACTTGATCCCATTACCCGACCTGATAAAGCCAAAATAAATTTTTAA
- a CDS encoding sigma-54 interaction domain-containing protein: protein MDTFTRNTTETILESISDGVFTVDHEWKIMSFNHGAEKITGISRKEAIGKHCWNVFRSNMCQNECALKKTMQEGRSFFSSFTYIINCKKKRIPTTVFTSLLKDENGNIIGGVETFRDHSLVEELRKKLNGSFQMGDMISQAQSMRSIFKILPQISQSDSTVLIMGETGTGKELMAKAIHDLSPRKDAPFVAINCSALPDTLLESELFGYKAGAFTHATKDKPGQLSMANEGTVLLDEIGDTSPSFQVKLLRVLEEQAVLPLGAVKKEQINIRIIAATNKNLSQMVDANIFRQDLFYRINVVQLKLPLLKQRMEDIPLLVDHFIAALNKIQGKFVRGLSKTALEILMAHDYPGNIRELENIIEHAFVLCSKGEITPDHLPSSLTRQVMMEIEDSTSRFPLKAAEIKVIRAYLSKNNYDRNATARDLGIHKSTLFRKIDRLGIKLPKIDGRSKKK, encoded by the coding sequence TTGGATACATTTACCCGGAACACGACAGAAACAATTCTTGAAAGCATATCTGACGGTGTTTTTACGGTTGACCATGAGTGGAAAATCATGTCCTTTAACCATGGGGCTGAAAAAATTACCGGCATATCACGAAAAGAAGCCATTGGTAAGCATTGCTGGAATGTGTTTCGATCAAACATGTGCCAGAACGAATGTGCACTAAAAAAAACCATGCAGGAAGGCCGATCATTTTTCAGCAGTTTTACATATATCATTAATTGTAAAAAAAAACGGATTCCCACAACGGTTTTTACCTCTTTGTTAAAAGATGAAAACGGGAATATTATCGGTGGCGTTGAGACTTTCAGGGACCACAGCCTTGTGGAGGAACTGCGAAAAAAATTGAATGGCAGCTTTCAAATGGGAGATATGATCAGTCAGGCCCAGTCAATGAGAAGCATATTTAAAATTTTACCGCAAATTTCTCAAAGTGACAGTACCGTGTTGATCATGGGAGAAACAGGTACGGGTAAAGAATTGATGGCAAAGGCGATTCACGATCTGAGTCCGAGAAAAGACGCTCCTTTTGTTGCGATTAATTGCAGCGCACTGCCGGATACTCTTCTGGAATCAGAATTGTTCGGTTATAAAGCCGGTGCGTTTACCCATGCAACAAAGGACAAACCAGGACAATTATCCATGGCAAATGAAGGGACGGTCTTGCTGGATGAAATTGGGGATACGAGTCCTTCGTTCCAGGTAAAGCTTCTTCGGGTTTTGGAGGAACAGGCGGTTTTACCTCTTGGGGCGGTTAAAAAAGAACAAATAAACATAAGGATCATTGCAGCCACAAATAAAAATCTGTCTCAAATGGTGGATGCAAATATTTTCAGGCAGGATCTGTTTTACCGCATCAATGTGGTGCAATTAAAACTGCCGCTGCTCAAGCAAAGAATGGAGGATATTCCTCTTCTTGTAGATCATTTTATTGCGGCCTTAAATAAAATCCAGGGAAAATTTGTCAGAGGGTTAAGTAAAACAGCTCTTGAAATTCTTATGGCCCATGATTATCCGGGCAATATACGGGAGCTGGAAAATATTATTGAGCATGCCTTTGTGCTGTGTTCCAAAGGGGAGATCACCCCGGATCATCTTCCGTCTTCGCTTACCCGGCAAGTCATGATGGAAATAGAAGACAGCACGTCACGGTTTCCCTTGAAAGCAGCAGAAATAAAAGTGATAAGAGCCTACTTGAGCAAAAATAATTATGACAGAAATGCCACGGCCAGGGATTTGGGGATACACAAAAGTACCCTGTTCAGGAAAATTGATAGGCTCGGGATCAAGCTGCCGAAAATTGATGGGCGATCCAAAAAAAAATAA
- a CDS encoding NifB/NifX family molybdenum-iron cluster-binding protein, translating into MKIGISSTGKDMNSQIDPRFGRCAYFMIIRMDDMNIEVFENEYKSLGGGAGIQSAGFMNSKGVEVVLTGNCGPNAMGVFSESQIKVVTGQAGLIKDVVEKFKNGELTPSVNPTVDEKAGVKDMAGQGNAMPQGQGRGMGGGRGIGCGRGGGGRGMGGGGGQGMGGGRGMGGGRGMGGGNR; encoded by the coding sequence ATGAAAATAGGTATCAGTTCAACAGGAAAAGATATGAATTCCCAGATCGATCCGAGATTTGGCAGATGTGCGTATTTTATGATTATCCGGATGGATGATATGAATATTGAAGTGTTTGAAAATGAGTATAAATCCCTTGGTGGGGGCGCTGGTATTCAGTCAGCGGGTTTCATGAACTCAAAGGGCGTGGAGGTTGTTTTGACCGGTAATTGCGGCCCTAACGCCATGGGTGTTTTTTCCGAAAGCCAAATAAAGGTTGTTACCGGGCAGGCGGGCTTAATCAAGGATGTTGTAGAAAAATTTAAAAATGGAGAATTGACCCCTTCGGTTAATCCAACGGTTGACGAAAAGGCCGGTGTGAAGGATATGGCAGGTCAGGGTAATGCGATGCCGCAAGGCCAGGGAAGAGGCATGGGTGGCGGAAGAGGAATCGGCTGTGGACGCGGTGGTGGCGGTCGAGGCATGGGCGGTGGAGGTGGACAAGGAATGGGCGGTGGTCGCGGAATGGGCGGTGGACGCGGTATGGGCGGCGGCAATCGTTAA
- a CDS encoding NifB/NifX family molybdenum-iron cluster-binding protein: MKNPNSDFQSLLWANQGERPSLPRQLFKKGKFRMKVAITVWDEKISPVFDSAHKLLIADIKNEKIKKMSYQSFNPQFEARLTEDLSHFGIEVLICGAISEIHSTLIEACAIKLIPFIGGNVNQVLEAYAKGNPLGPSFLMPGCREDDSMV; this comes from the coding sequence TTGAAAAATCCAAACAGCGACTTTCAATCTTTGTTGTGGGCAAACCAAGGTGAAAGACCAAGTCTGCCGAGGCAGTTATTCAAGAAAGGAAAATTTAGGATGAAAGTTGCAATTACGGTTTGGGATGAGAAAATTTCCCCTGTTTTTGATTCTGCTCACAAGCTTTTAATTGCGGACATCAAAAATGAAAAAATAAAAAAAATGTCCTATCAATCATTTAACCCTCAATTTGAGGCTCGCCTTACAGAGGATTTAAGTCATTTTGGTATTGAAGTCCTGATCTGTGGGGCAATTTCAGAAATTCATTCTACATTGATTGAGGCTTGCGCCATTAAGCTGATCCCCTTTATCGGCGGCAATGTTAACCAGGTGCTTGAAGCTTATGCCAAAGGCAATCCTCTTGGTCCGTCTTTTTTAATGCCTGGATGCAGAGAGGACGATTCTATGGTATGA
- a CDS encoding hybrid sensor histidine kinase/response regulator, with translation MNLPVNWKILLIDDDEDIRDVMEIILKDAGYSVICAPDGYTGLMLTTREEPQIVITDIKMPGLNGLEVLEKIKKLKPETEVIITTGFGDIEKAVKALQYDASDFISKPIDDDALHKALKRAMKRYVDKKQLSDYTTLLENENLKTSSELVKSVNFQSSLIENSMDGILGCNENDIIVTYNRSMEKLLGYPKALVLNKMKVMSFFKPHRFLKLKQDLSGSDFGGKNRLFVYETSMLSVEQKDIPVQVSGFILSQETVPNSMVLFISDLRDLRTLEQEVTDQAKLLHREKMVSLGRLASSMVHEINNPLSGILNYIRLMIRISKKDSDIGSERGLSMKSGLKSGMEPDLTQTRLQDRLQERFNKFNSYLEIIEAETQRCSDLVSGLLKFSRKTKLEQTSIDVAELIQHSLLLCRHKLELSNIIIQEKYDTDVPHICGDFNQLEQCMINLIFNAIDAMANGGRLEIKTGFDSKENLVFIAIKDNGKGISKDDINFIFEPFFTTKNEGYGVGLGLSLTYGIIEKHKGTIVVESTLEKGSEFVIKLPPKQSGV, from the coding sequence ATGAACCTGCCCGTAAACTGGAAGATACTTCTGATAGATGATGACGAAGATATCCGGGATGTTATGGAAATCATCCTGAAAGATGCCGGATATTCAGTTATTTGTGCTCCTGACGGGTATACGGGTCTCATGCTCACCACAAGAGAAGAACCCCAGATCGTTATCACGGACATTAAAATGCCCGGCTTGAACGGCCTTGAAGTCCTTGAAAAAATCAAAAAACTGAAACCGGAAACAGAAGTCATTATTACCACAGGGTTTGGCGATATTGAAAAAGCCGTCAAAGCTCTGCAATATGATGCGTCTGATTTTATTTCAAAGCCCATTGATGATGACGCTTTGCACAAGGCATTGAAGCGGGCCATGAAACGGTATGTTGATAAAAAACAATTGTCTGATTACACTACCCTGCTTGAAAATGAAAATTTAAAAACCAGCTCTGAGCTGGTAAAGAGTGTAAATTTTCAGAGCAGTCTCATTGAAAATTCAATGGACGGAATCCTTGGATGTAATGAAAACGATATCATTGTAACCTATAACCGGAGTATGGAAAAACTGCTGGGGTATCCCAAAGCCCTGGTATTAAACAAAATGAAAGTGATGTCGTTTTTCAAACCCCACCGGTTTTTAAAACTGAAACAAGATTTGTCCGGCAGTGATTTTGGTGGTAAGAACAGGTTGTTTGTCTATGAAACCTCCATGCTTTCAGTGGAACAAAAAGATATCCCTGTCCAGGTTTCAGGGTTTATTCTATCCCAGGAAACGGTCCCAAACAGCATGGTGCTTTTCATTAGTGATTTAAGGGATCTTAGAACCCTGGAGCAGGAAGTAACGGATCAGGCAAAACTGCTTCACCGGGAAAAAATGGTCTCTTTGGGACGGCTTGCTTCAAGCATGGTTCATGAAATCAACAATCCCTTGTCAGGAATCTTGAACTATATAAGGCTCATGATCCGTATCAGTAAAAAAGATTCTGACATAGGATCAGAGAGAGGCTTGAGCATGAAGTCTGGCCTTAAATCTGGCATGGAACCGGATCTGACACAAACCCGGTTGCAGGACAGGTTGCAGGAGCGGTTCAACAAGTTCAACTCCTATCTTGAAATCATAGAAGCCGAGACCCAGAGATGCTCGGATCTTGTGTCCGGCCTGTTGAAATTTTCAAGAAAAACAAAGCTGGAACAAACAAGTATTGATGTGGCTGAATTAATTCAACACAGTCTTTTATTGTGCAGACATAAGCTTGAGTTGAGCAATATCATTATACAAGAGAAATACGATACCGATGTCCCCCATATTTGCGGCGATTTTAATCAGCTTGAACAATGCATGATTAACCTGATCTTCAATGCCATTGACGCTATGGCAAATGGCGGGCGTCTGGAGATTAAAACAGGCTTTGATTCAAAAGAAAACCTTGTTTTTATTGCCATAAAAGACAATGGAAAGGGGATCTCAAAAGATGATATAAATTTTATTTTTGAACCTTTTTTTACCACAAAAAATGAAGGCTACGGGGTTGGCTTGGGGCTGTCTTTAACTTATGGAATTATTGAAAAACACAAAGGCACAATCGTTGTGGAAAGCACTCTGGAAAAAGGCTCTGAATTTGTAATTAAACTTCCCCCAAAGCAATCGGGTGTTTAA